In the Natrinema sp. CBA1119 genome, GAGCTTCTTCGAGAAGTACCTCAAAGGTTGGCAGTTCCGTGCGAACCGACCGACGCTCGAGACCGGATCCGAGATCGACGTCTTCGTCGCGGAGACGAACGGGACCAGCGGCCGGGCGTACATCGGCGACACGGAACTGGTGATCGACGGGGCCGGTC is a window encoding:
- a CDS encoding TRAM domain-containing protein, yielding MSFFEKYLKGWQFRANRPTLETGSEIDVFVAETNGTSGRAYIGDTELVIDGAGPETVEKQVRVRVTEFDQTTATGRGELLEIVGESSYSG